TTGGTTGTTGCTTTATGCACGATACTCATTCAACCATTCTTTTGGGAGAAGAAGGTGCTTTCTCGAGAGAGTTATATTTCTTGCATTGAGTATACCGTATATTTTATGATGTAACCTTATCAAGTTGGTTAATTAAAGATCCAAAAACAAAAACTGTTCATTCTGTATTGTATTCTGCGTCGCGAAAAATGCTACGACAAGATTCAAAAATCGCCACTTTATCATTCTGTTTTGAGAACTTTTATATTGCTGGTGGTGCACGAGTGTCACTAGTTGACGATTCATTCATCATGAGAGGAGTGTAGCGTTCTCCAGAGAGAAACATGTTATCAAAGAGAGTTTGAGTTAACGGATATTAAAGATGAATGGTGCTCGTCAAGTCTACTGAATGTGTTTGTCAAAGAGGCGTcataagaaggaaaaaaaagacatttatttaaataagttcttGTACCAGTGTAACATATGACATTAGTGGATTTGCTTGTCTTTtacttttctttcaattttatttttttattaaatcagCTAATCATGAAAATTGATCAAAATAAGATACAAACGGATCAACATATTTAATCATGAAAGtagattgataaaaaaaaataataggaaaaataatattaaatatgaaaaccagattatatatttgaggcgcaagaaaaaaaatgtaacatttatatttaaaagagattaaatataatttataacgAGTTTGTTTTCTCTAAGCCGCCACGAACTGTATATTAAAATTAGacaagaaattaaatatataaacaaagaCTTTTGAGGTATACTCTCTCACAATCAAGTCGAGTCCCCAAAAATGTGCATTCCAAACGTCACTAAATTGATCACAAGACTTGATTGCTGTCTCCACAATCATTTTAGTGCGTGAATAAGTCGATCGATTTCAAAAAATTTGGGATTCCAAGTATATTTTCTCTCCCTACTCGGATGTAATTCTCATCATGTTATAAGATCACATGACTCGTTCGAAACCGACAGTATATGTTAATGATCAAATGACTAAAACTTCACGAGTGGAAGAGAAACGTTTCAGGTGTAATATAAAAAATCAGTTTCCAAATAATTCCAAGTATAAGCTAGGGGCAGATAGAGTCTCGACATCATTATCAATAAGAAAAGTTTGTTAACATGATTTTGCTTCTTTTCTAGTTGAGTCACATTGAGACAAGATAGTGATGTTGATAATTATCAAGTTATAGCATGATTCATCGGATAATCAATTACAAGACGAATAAAATTTGTCTTGCATCATTCATTTTTTTCCGAATAAAAGATGACACTTGACCTAACACAAAAATTTTACTCCGCAcaatttatgattttgaggcttatattatttataacttgaaaatttatgtgtttattcttaaaatttgtatgtttatatgttatttaatatattaattaacttCATATCATTAATCTTATgctaaaaactaaaaaaaaattcactcttAATCTTGTTTTAAACCCGCTTAAACTTGTGAAGTTTGAATCTTGATATCTGTTGGGATGCAATAATTGTTCTGCTAGCAAAACAATTGAACCGTGCACGACGCTTGGGATGCtgtaagatttaaaattttgagttgTACTATTTTTTGACAAAACGACAAATATTTATTGTTTCATCATAGTTTTACAATTTTTATTGGGGGGAGAAAAATTCTTCATAATTGGCTCcacatgaattaaataaaagtaaatTAGCTTAAAAtctaggggaagttggtgaaaaatctccatcaaaatatttatttgggttcactccctacccacaaaattgtggtactatgtcatacaaaatgtggtacacttcatgtggaaatgtggtactaaaaaagtacccatgtactgaacacaaaaaaaatcgacgactGGGGACTGAAGGTCAATTTCCCTTAAAATATCTACACCAATATTTTCGGTTTATGAATCAGTCTTTATGTCAGTACTTTTTATTAAAGACTCTCTACTATCAAAAAGTTTTATTTGCTCCTTATTACAATTAAAATGTACATTTTTAGTTATTAAGTTTAAAAATTAACTATTTATATTAATCTATGTGCATATTTGAGCTTCATTTGGCATATTTGAGGTCGTTTGAAcctatttttttttccagattaTATGTTTTTTGGGACAATTTGCTACAATGCAACtatgatatatttttccttttcccaTATGTGGTTGCACCCTAAATCCATCGAATTTTTCAGAAGGTTTTGTTTTGAGGATTTGACAGTGATTTGCATTGTGATGTAGATGCATTTTGTATGATTTTGCTTTAAAAATTATATGGATTTGAAGGGGTTGTAGAAGCACAATATAGATAGATTCGAGAACTAGTTCATCGAGTGAAGTGATATTTGGTAACTGTAATACAATGAGTATTATTCAGCGAGTTAaatgattcaaaataattcgATGGATTTCGGTTGTCATATTTGCATTGTAAAAAATTGGCCTTAAGTATATATATTTCTGGCCACCGGAAATAGCAGTGAAATAAAGAATTACGTACACATTTCCGAATTTCTTGATCTGTGCAAAATACACAATGTCCACACAAAATATTGCCGATGGAGGATAGTTGCCGGAGGAGAAAATCGTCGGAAGACTAATTGAACATCAAAAAAGAAAGAGtgtgtctcatgtgagaccgtctcacggatcttaatctgtgagacggggcaaccctacccatattcacaataaaaagtaatactttttcatggatgacccaaataagagactcgtctcacaaatacgacccgtgagaccgtctcacacaagtttttgccaaaaagaAAATAGttagttaatttttaaatttaaaagataaaaatgtaCCTTTAATGGCAATAAAATTTTTGGACAACAAGGAgcccttaataaaaaaaaagtaaaaacatgAGGATTAATTCATAAAATGAGAATATTGGTGGGGATTTTAAGCCAATTTTACCCATTAAATACAAAACCAGATATATTAGCTAAAAaaagtttcttaaaaaaataatttagcggattacatgattattttaattcattataaaatatcattatttcataattaaaatgggattaaaaaaaatttaatgattaaatgatcagaaagaataaatttttctcaatctatccatttgaattttaataAGTTGATTTTCATTATGATAGCATAAgttaattcaataattaaaatttagcatttgatcgAATGTACATAAATATTCCTTCCAACAATCGATATAATTCGCTACAAAAATCGCAAAGgaacaaatatataattcgtCAAACGACTCGAACATAAATCGACAAACTCTTCGCTGGTTGATCAACTAATATGGCGGACATCCATTCAACCCGAGCGTAAGGATgaggagaaaagaaaaaaaaacagagcTCATTACGGCCCTCGAGTTGGAGTGAAGCAGAAACACTTTCCAGCCTGGTCTTCCGGTATCATTCCACCTCCTTTGCTTGTGTCGATAGCTTCCAACAGCCTTACGACCTCATCCATGTCTGGTCGTTTCTCTGGGTTCGCGTCCCAGCACTTTTTCATGATACTTACAACAGAACTGGGACAACACCGAGGAATCTCGGGCCGCAAATTCTACAAAAGTTACATCATGTAAAATGTAAATGAGTAGCTGATCGATGAGAGAATTGTAAAGAATGATATATGCCATTCTATGGGATCCTTAACATCAGACTTTCATATTCTCTACGTACCATCGgataacaaaaatattaatttcgaCAAATCAACGACTAGCATAGAACTGCCATATAACATTGAaccagaaagaaagaaaggggATTCGATTTTACCACATCCCTCATCCAGTTGATCCAAAAAATAGGTATTTCAACACAAGATGATGAAAGGtcgaaaaagaaggaaaaatttcGGTTTTATATGAGTATATTACCTGTCGAACGACGGCAGAAGAAACCTCAGCGAAGCTAAGATCTGGATAAGGCAGATCACAGCAATATATTTCCCATAAGCATATACCAAAGCTGTAGACATCACATTTTCGGTTATAGGGCTTCCCATCCAGTACCTATgtaaatatgaaataaatgtATCAATTGCTATGCTTTTGCTAAAATGGTAACTATTGTAACGAAATTTAAATTGACTTATATGATAACTATAATGTGCTTGATAGCAATAATCGTCGCAATTGTTTTATGTACAATCATAAAAATGTAAAGCATTGGTTGtgcaatatataatattttatttacaccGCTCACACCAGCTATATTTTACGGTTCAAGACAAGCGCTCGGTCTTATACCTATTTAAGTTTCTATTTATACTATATAGAGGGGGAACCTAATGTTAGGTTGAGCATTAAAAGCCTTTtctatttaaatgaaaaatcttcAGAGTAAAGATTTACACAGTACTGCGTCTCGAATGTATAACTCATCCATGTATACCTCAGGGGCCATATAGCCTAGGGTTCCAGTTTCACCAGTCATGTCCTTGGGGTTTTGAGCTTCAACACGGGCCACACCAAAGTCGGCAATTTTCAAGTTTCTCTGAGAATCTAATAGCATGTTTTCAGCTTTGACATCCCGATGTACGATTTTCTTCGAATGCAGATAGCTAAGCCTGAGAGCATATTCAATAATGGTAAGTATTCGCTAAAAGATTCTCGagttaataatttcaaaattaccCTCTAGATAGGTCCAAAGCAAGTTGTATCACAATTTTAAAGGCGAGCTTCTTCTTCCGATTCTTGAATAAGTAGTTCTTCAACGTCCCTCCAGCAAGAAATTCCACGATGACACAACATGCCCTTGATGGAAAGTTGGTATTGCTCTCGGAAGGGTTTTTGGACGGGATTTTGATTTGTGAAGTTCCCATTGAAGCACCGACAAACTAAAAGGAAACAATATCATTTTTAGTAGGAAGAAATAATACATAGTATGATTGGCCTATGGCTATATGAAGATAATAGAATTGAAGAAATCGAGGTTGGAAATTTACACTGGTAACGTTCGGATGGTCAAGCTTGTGCCAAACAGCAACCTCTTGTTTAAACGATGCACGAAGAGCGGCAGATTCGGCAGCTGTGGCCATGCCATCCTCTCCCCAGTCCAGCAACTTCACTGTAAAAGCATGAGTAATATCATTTCAGCACTGATGTGAACGTATAATAAGAAATATCAATGATCTATCTCGAGAAATGGTCGTTAATATAGCCGAAACCAGGATTTCCTAACTTTCGTAATAAAAAACATCAAAGTAACCAAGGGCCATTACACAAAGTTA
This genomic window from Primulina huaijiensis isolate GDHJ02 chromosome 7, ASM1229523v2, whole genome shotgun sequence contains:
- the LOC140981756 gene encoding serine/threonine-protein kinase 52-like, translating into MDEIKNKCVGEVPKAEKLKGALGDKGSGGLSSSKDMIFRADKIDLKSLDVQLEKHLSRAWSRDIEAKGSQKPKEVWEIDPSKLEIRYLVAQGTYGTVYRGTYNNQDVAVKLLDWGEDGMATAAESAALRASFKQEVAVWHKLDHPNVTSFVGASMGTSQIKIPSKNPSESNTNFPSRACCVIVEFLAGGTLKNYLFKNRKKKLAFKIVIQLALDLSRGLSYLHSKKIVHRDVKAENMLLDSQRNLKIADFGVARVEAQNPKDMTGETGTLGYMAPEVLDGKPYNRKCDVYSFGICLWEIYCCDLPYPDLSFAEVSSAVVRQNLRPEIPRCCPSSVVSIMKKCWDANPEKRPDMDEVVRLLEAIDTSKGGGMIPEDQAGKCFCFTPTRGP